A window of the Dyadobacter pollutisoli genome harbors these coding sequences:
- a CDS encoding LOG family protein — protein MQSIVVYCGSNPGKKALYAEAAYALGGELAKRNIKLIYGGGNMGLMGRVADGAIDNNGFVTGIIPNFLAKLEVAHKTLSELHFVDTMHERKAKMVSMSSGVIALPGGYGTFDELFEILTWAQLQIFVGPVGLLNVNGFYDLLLLQLDKMVEEGFLRSENRDLLIVADSAQELLDKMETFRQQNPENKPLDRSLYVDNN, from the coding sequence ATGCAATCCATCGTTGTTTACTGCGGTTCTAATCCAGGTAAAAAAGCCCTTTATGCGGAGGCAGCCTATGCTCTCGGAGGGGAACTGGCTAAGAGAAATATCAAGCTTATTTACGGCGGAGGTAACATGGGCCTGATGGGGCGCGTGGCCGACGGCGCCATTGATAACAATGGATTTGTGACCGGGATCATCCCGAATTTTCTGGCCAAACTGGAAGTTGCGCACAAAACGTTGTCCGAGCTTCATTTTGTCGATACCATGCACGAACGAAAAGCGAAAATGGTATCCATGTCCAGCGGTGTTATTGCATTACCGGGCGGTTATGGAACATTTGACGAGCTTTTCGAAATCCTGACATGGGCACAGCTGCAAATTTTTGTTGGTCCCGTCGGCTTGCTTAATGTCAATGGCTTTTATGATCTGCTGCTTTTACAATTAGATAAAATGGTCGAAGAAGGCTTTTTGAGATCTGAAAACCGTGATCTGCTGATCGTCGCTGACAGCGCACAGGAGCTTTTAGATAAAATGGAAACATTCAGGCAGCAAAATCCGGAAAATAAGCCACTGGATAGGTCGTTATATGTAGATAATAACTAG
- a CDS encoding UDP-N-acetylmuramate--L-alanine ligase — MSQISSLHKIHFISIGGSVMHNLAIELHLKGFVITGSDDEIYEPSSSRLAKYELLPAISGWFPEKITADLDAVILGMHARQDNPELAKARELGIKVYSYPEYIFEQSQNKQRVVIAGSHGKTTITSMILHVLKYNNRIFNYLVGAQIEGFDNMVKLSENAPLIIIEGDEYFTSPIDPTPKFMHYQPHIALISGIAWDHFNVFPTWESYVKQFELLADSLPKAGSIIFDETDDMLDVIGQKERTDVVNTPYSAHPSEIVDGKTILITAEQGEIPVLVFGNHNMKNISGARAVCERLGITDEEFYQAIQSFKGASKRLELLGSNDSVNIYRDFAHAPSKVEATTAALKEQFPNRTLVACAELHTFSSLNKAFLKQYRRKLKAADIAVVYYNPLTIEHKRLEPITAEDIREAFKRDDLKIFTDSDELATFLKSFEWTDSNLLLMSSGTFGGLDLKGLAETVLS, encoded by the coding sequence ATGAGCCAAATTTCATCTTTGCATAAAATACATTTTATATCGATAGGTGGCAGTGTGATGCACAATCTTGCCATTGAACTTCATTTAAAGGGATTCGTAATAACCGGGTCTGACGACGAAATATACGAGCCATCATCTAGCCGTCTCGCTAAATATGAGCTCTTGCCAGCCATTTCGGGATGGTTCCCAGAAAAAATCACTGCTGATCTTGACGCCGTAATTCTTGGAATGCATGCGCGTCAGGATAATCCGGAACTGGCCAAAGCGAGGGAATTGGGCATTAAGGTGTATTCCTATCCCGAATATATTTTTGAGCAAAGCCAGAATAAACAGCGTGTAGTGATTGCCGGAAGTCATGGTAAAACCACCATTACTTCGATGATCCTACATGTGCTGAAATATAATAACCGTATTTTTAACTACCTGGTAGGAGCGCAGATCGAGGGCTTCGATAACATGGTGAAACTTTCGGAGAATGCCCCGTTGATCATTATAGAGGGTGATGAATATTTTACGTCGCCTATCGATCCTACACCCAAATTCATGCATTACCAGCCACACATTGCGCTGATCAGTGGTATCGCCTGGGATCATTTTAATGTATTTCCAACCTGGGAATCTTACGTAAAGCAATTTGAGCTCCTGGCCGATTCTCTCCCCAAAGCCGGATCCATTATATTCGATGAAACAGATGATATGCTGGATGTAATCGGCCAAAAAGAAAGGACAGACGTGGTAAATACTCCATACAGCGCCCACCCGAGCGAAATCGTCGATGGCAAGACCATACTGATTACGGCCGAGCAGGGTGAAATTCCGGTGTTGGTATTTGGAAACCATAACATGAAAAATATCAGCGGTGCCCGGGCAGTATGCGAAAGGTTAGGGATTACTGACGAGGAATTTTATCAGGCCATTCAATCATTTAAAGGCGCGTCCAAGCGGCTGGAATTGCTGGGGAGTAACGATTCTGTCAATATTTATCGTGATTTTGCCCACGCTCCTTCCAAAGTAGAAGCGACGACAGCTGCATTAAAAGAACAATTTCCTAACCGCACATTGGTCGCCTGCGCAGAATTGCATACATTCAGTAGCCTTAACAAAGCATTTTTGAAACAATACCGAAGAAAGCTGAAAGCGGCGGATATTGCTGTTGTTTACTACAATCCGCTGACCATTGAGCACAAACGGCTGGAACCTATCACGGCAGAAGATATCCGCGAGGCATTCAAAAGGGACGACCTGAAAATATTCACCGATTCCGACGAGCTGGCTACATTTTTGAAGTCTTTCGAATGGACAGACAGCAATCTGTTGTTGATGAGTTCAGGGACATTTGGCGGTCTGGACCTGAAAGGCCTGGCTGAGACTGTTCTTAGCTGA
- a CDS encoding T9SS type A sorting domain-containing protein, translating into MLSIQVFGQREIVLNTTGYGFDATAANGINPGQWDYIKKFATLKYNGKDASVTAVRLHVQWEQYEPTLGNYQRQKMALAVKAILDLNPNIKVALHFSYLRPGYWNDAYLSTVDIAQTSGGVLVRDAIAHTSPSVFSEYTTGRFLSFVNDALSQIGGYSSRILYVAMGNNGSEEFYMPRKIINDISYSGMFETKALAAWRTKFLPLQFPNQANATWGRQSYPIGSAPQPTDGNYNSEMGRDLHRFAGWGLLKLFKGFYDTVKSRNSSIKVLHFVSDFGSVQGNNWHLHSSTLLLALELSDGMYHTDGTDQFDLWKKIMGIDVIKGTYGNKIAALEFDPIDLGQPNGGSGINGAIPAEWFPRAFKHGTNYLHLAMHFNDNEIQLVAPAIAACKELYLKPDYQPPARSAPVTVNIFPNVFTSQFLFEPWKQIGGQNFAVTDLQPKSIKMTDLGYWDKVWNTSNYLPCNFSVSANTSQPKPVTGSPVTLSVNCAGQECDAAGFTWSGPGIINQTSKSFNISAPATAGTYTYSVTSNRSGCSPKSSSVAIEATPSLPVKLISFKVVKENTTALLSWATSEEVNSESFKIEHSTEGKKWRTIGTVAASGETKNATTYYAYTDIYPAKGQNLYRLKMVDRAANRRDQRFAYSRIVSINFNSEAMVTTYPNPATDKITITANDWEDVKSVRIVNVSGITVYHSDRPETEINVQNLSSGSYVIGLTRTNGEQENVKFVKEGSR; encoded by the coding sequence ATGCTTTCCATTCAGGTTTTCGGGCAAAGGGAAATTGTTTTGAATACCACCGGATATGGCTTTGATGCCACCGCAGCAAACGGAATCAATCCCGGTCAATGGGACTACATCAAGAAATTCGCAACCCTGAAATATAACGGAAAAGACGCCAGTGTAACGGCAGTTCGGCTGCACGTACAGTGGGAACAGTACGAGCCTACACTTGGCAATTACCAGCGCCAGAAGATGGCCCTCGCTGTAAAAGCCATTCTTGATCTGAACCCTAATATTAAAGTTGCCCTCCACTTTTCTTACCTCCGCCCCGGCTACTGGAATGATGCTTATCTGTCCACTGTCGACATTGCACAAACCTCGGGCGGAGTACTCGTTCGTGACGCTATCGCACACACCAGTCCGTCAGTATTTTCTGAATACACGACTGGCCGGTTCCTATCATTTGTAAACGATGCATTATCTCAGATTGGAGGCTATTCTTCGAGGATCTTGTATGTTGCGATGGGCAACAACGGTTCCGAAGAGTTTTACATGCCCAGAAAAATCATCAATGATATCAGCTACTCCGGTATGTTCGAGACAAAGGCGCTGGCTGCGTGGCGTACCAAATTCCTACCGCTGCAATTTCCGAACCAGGCTAATGCTACCTGGGGCCGCCAAAGCTATCCTATCGGCTCCGCACCACAGCCTACTGATGGCAACTACAATTCAGAAATGGGCCGCGACCTGCACCGGTTTGCAGGATGGGGCCTTTTGAAGCTTTTTAAGGGATTTTACGATACCGTAAAAAGCCGTAATTCTTCCATTAAGGTACTGCATTTCGTTTCTGATTTTGGCTCGGTACAAGGCAATAACTGGCATTTACACAGCAGCACATTATTGCTGGCCCTGGAACTGTCCGATGGAATGTACCATACTGACGGTACTGACCAGTTTGATCTCTGGAAAAAGATCATGGGTATTGATGTGATCAAAGGCACTTACGGCAACAAAATAGCCGCCCTGGAATTTGACCCGATCGACCTCGGTCAGCCCAATGGTGGATCTGGTATCAACGGGGCAATTCCCGCCGAATGGTTTCCGAGGGCATTCAAGCATGGTACCAATTATCTGCATCTCGCCATGCATTTCAACGACAATGAGATCCAGCTGGTGGCCCCTGCCATTGCTGCCTGCAAAGAATTGTACCTTAAACCGGATTATCAGCCACCTGCGCGTTCGGCCCCGGTGACCGTCAATATTTTCCCAAATGTGTTCACCAGTCAGTTTCTTTTCGAGCCGTGGAAGCAAATAGGCGGACAGAATTTTGCCGTTACAGATTTACAGCCCAAATCCATTAAAATGACGGACCTTGGGTATTGGGACAAAGTATGGAATACCTCGAATTACCTGCCCTGTAATTTTTCTGTCAGCGCGAATACTTCACAACCCAAGCCGGTTACAGGGAGTCCCGTCACGTTAAGCGTTAACTGCGCCGGTCAGGAATGTGATGCTGCCGGTTTTACATGGAGTGGCCCGGGCATCATTAATCAAACATCTAAGTCATTTAATATCAGCGCTCCGGCAACGGCAGGTACATACACTTATTCCGTAACCTCCAACCGAAGCGGCTGCAGCCCGAAATCTTCTTCCGTAGCAATAGAAGCGACACCATCGCTACCTGTTAAGCTGATCAGTTTTAAGGTAGTCAAAGAAAACACTACTGCATTGCTCAGTTGGGCGACTTCTGAGGAAGTAAACAGTGAAAGTTTTAAAATAGAGCATAGCACGGAAGGCAAAAAATGGCGGACCATCGGAACGGTAGCAGCGAGCGGTGAGACCAAAAACGCCACAACGTACTATGCATACACCGACATTTATCCTGCCAAAGGGCAAAATCTTTACCGGTTGAAAATGGTGGATCGCGCGGCGAACCGTCGCGACCAGCGTTTTGCGTACAGCCGGATCGTTAGCATTAATTTCAATTCCGAGGCCATGGTGACGACCTATCCGAACCCCGCGACGGACAAGATTACCATCACGGCCAATGACTGGGAAGATGTAAAATCTGTACGGATCGTGAACGTTTCGGGAATCACAGTTTATCATTCTGACCGCCCCGAAACTGAAATTAATGTCCAGAATCTTTCGTCCGGTTCATATGTCATTGGTCTTACCCGCACCAATGGAGAGCAGGAAAATGTCAAGTTTGTGAAAGAGGGCAGCCGATAA
- the ettA gene encoding energy-dependent translational throttle protein EttA: protein MSNETIIFSMSGVNKIIPPNRHIIKNIYLSFFYGAKIGVLGLNGSGKSTLLRVIAGIDKDIQGDVVFSPGYSVGMLEQEPKLDPNKTVREVVEEGVQEIVNLLKEFDQINEAFGEEDADFDKLLERQGEVQEQLDASDAWNLDNRLEVAMDALRCPPSDSLVSTLSGGEKRRVALCRLLLRQPDVLLLDEPTNHLDAESVLWLEEHLRQYKGTVIAVTHDRYFLDNVAGWILELDRGEGIPWKGNYTSWLEQKQERLKKEEKTESKRQKTLQRELEWVRMGTKGRQAKSKARLGAYERLLGEEGREKEDKLEIFIPAGPRLGSKVIEAHNVSMGFGDRLLYENLSFALPPNGIVGIIGPNGAGKTTLFKLITGQLKPLTGHFDVGETVQLAYVDQEHDNLDPVKTVYQSIADGNDWIMIAGKQSNARAYVSRFNFGGGDQEKKVGTLSGGERNRVHLAMTLKEGGNLLLLDEPTNDLDINTLRALEEGLENFAGCAVIISHDRWFLDRVATHILAFEGDSQVYWFEGNFSEYEENRKKRLGTEATPKRIKYKKLA, encoded by the coding sequence ATGAGTAACGAAACCATTATTTTCTCAATGTCGGGGGTTAACAAAATCATTCCTCCCAACCGGCATATTATTAAAAACATCTATTTATCCTTTTTCTATGGTGCTAAAATCGGGGTTTTAGGTTTAAACGGTTCAGGTAAATCAACACTTTTGCGCGTAATAGCAGGCATTGATAAGGATATTCAGGGTGACGTAGTTTTTTCTCCCGGGTATTCTGTAGGTATGTTGGAACAGGAACCCAAGCTGGATCCTAACAAAACCGTACGAGAAGTTGTAGAAGAAGGCGTTCAGGAAATTGTCAATCTTTTAAAGGAATTTGACCAGATCAATGAGGCTTTCGGAGAAGAGGATGCAGATTTTGACAAATTACTGGAACGGCAAGGCGAAGTTCAGGAGCAACTGGACGCCTCTGACGCGTGGAATCTCGACAACCGGCTCGAAGTAGCTATGGATGCACTTCGCTGCCCACCTTCTGATTCATTGGTATCGACATTATCAGGAGGGGAAAAACGCAGGGTTGCCTTGTGCCGCCTTCTGCTTCGTCAGCCGGACGTGTTGCTGCTCGATGAGCCCACCAACCACCTGGACGCCGAGTCGGTACTCTGGCTGGAAGAGCATTTGAGACAATATAAAGGAACCGTCATTGCCGTAACCCACGATCGTTATTTCCTTGACAATGTGGCTGGCTGGATCCTCGAACTGGATCGTGGCGAAGGAATTCCGTGGAAAGGCAACTATACTTCCTGGCTGGAACAAAAGCAGGAACGTTTGAAAAAAGAAGAAAAAACCGAATCGAAACGTCAGAAGACATTACAGCGTGAGCTGGAATGGGTACGAATGGGCACGAAGGGCCGACAGGCAAAATCCAAGGCGCGTTTGGGTGCATATGAGAGACTTCTGGGTGAAGAAGGAAGGGAGAAGGAGGACAAATTGGAAATCTTTATTCCGGCTGGACCAAGGCTTGGCAGCAAAGTGATAGAAGCACATAATGTGTCCATGGGCTTCGGTGACCGGTTACTATACGAAAACCTGAGTTTTGCATTGCCTCCTAATGGCATTGTGGGAATTATCGGGCCCAATGGTGCCGGAAAGACGACACTTTTCAAACTGATTACAGGACAATTAAAGCCGCTTACCGGCCATTTTGATGTAGGCGAAACAGTTCAGCTGGCATATGTTGATCAGGAACACGACAACCTCGACCCTGTAAAAACGGTATACCAAAGTATTGCCGACGGTAATGACTGGATCATGATCGCCGGGAAACAATCCAATGCAAGGGCGTATGTCAGTCGGTTTAACTTCGGCGGCGGCGATCAGGAAAAGAAAGTGGGAACGCTTTCGGGTGGAGAGCGGAACCGGGTACACCTTGCCATGACATTGAAAGAGGGTGGAAACCTTCTTCTGCTGGATGAGCCTACCAATGATCTCGACATTAATACATTACGTGCTTTGGAAGAAGGTCTGGAAAATTTCGCTGGCTGTGCCGTGATCATTTCCCACGACCGCTGGTTCCTGGACCGCGTTGCTACCCACATTCTCGCCTTCGAAGGCGACTCACAGGTTTATTGGTTTGAAGGTAACTTCTCGGAGTACGAAGAAAACCGTAAAAAACGCCTGGGAACAGAAGCAACTCCAAAAAGGATCAAGTACAAAAAACTAGCGTAG